The sequence agtatgtttctgttttacagcaattagcattagaaaagacagctaagtttcatcagttttcacaaatctatttaaaattgtaagtaattgagattttttttttctacatggccctggttgatctcctttgctctgctgccacctgctggccgtttgtgtaataactaccatttctccaATTctcttctttgcagttgagaggctgcatcaaagccttctgtatgctctagcataaagaaaaaaacaaaacaaaaaacgtataaatatgtctttgggacacttaaaacatttaaaaaaaaacgtatttacacgttattgggaactgattagaaaaagaggaggatgcagtggatcaaaacattttttttaaatttatttattttttatattattattattattattcttcttcttattattatttaatggtgcattttaaatttggcgggcaaaaaaatgttgataaaaagcctttttaattaagcgattaatcgcgattaataatcaaaattctaagatgtgattaatctgattaaaaaatgtaatcgtttgacagctctcatTTGATCTCGTATTAAGCTGATGTGTTTTTGCAAGTGCAGTTCGGTCTCCGCCATACCTGTAATGTTCATTGAAGTCAAGTCTGAAGCTGAGGAAACGAAGACTCTCGTCTGAGCTGGTGGTTAGCAGCACCAGGAACTGCTGGACAATACTCTGAGAAGAGCACGATGCAAGCGACAACGTGAGCGAGCGGACGGGCAAGCGGGCGGAGGCGATACGTGGGGAAAGCCCCCCCGCTACCTGGTAGAAGTGCGTGAGGATGCGGAATTGGGAGGACATCTTTGGTACGGTTTCCTGAAACTCCCGAATCCTCCTCTTCTCCTCTGCTTCCTGTTCAGCCGTCACCCCCCACTGACCCTGAAACAACATCACACGTGAGTTCAGTGAAATGCGAGGCGCGGCTTTttgttgctctctctctctctcttggccGTCTCACCTCCTCCTCGTTCTGCTGCTTCTTCTCCTCAAACTGCAACTGGAGGGCCAGTTCCTCCAGCGCAGAACGGTATAGGGCGTCCTGGGCATTCTGGAACTCGATGATTTGGTCAAAGATGGCCCTCAGCTGGTTCAAAAGAGACTTGAAAAGGCAGGTGGATTACAGTCAGTGATGATTTTAGAAACGTCATACTTCCCACGTACACTGCTATGATGTTACCCTGCTGTTATTGTCCAGCAAGCATCTGGAGATGATGGTGTCCAGGAATACTTCATGGGCAGCAATGATGTGATCGAGGTCCTGTGCTTGCTGTACTTTATTCCATAGCTCATCCCAGGAACACTCCAGCACCTACCAAGACATGAGAGAAGATTGAAATGGAGAGCCTTTGCTAGGGATagaccagaggtgtccaaactacggcccgggggccatttgtggcccgccgcccattttttttctggcccgcgacatatgctaaaaatggcatttgactcagttcaaataaaataaaaacaaaaatgtttggagatggtcaaagtaagaagggagggtgtcgaaaaaaccatttaaacctcacgactctggcaagattctgaagtacctggttaaggcgaagggtaatgggatatttataaggttttaggtgaatgaatgagtataaatttataagtttttgcacgcacgcacacgcacgcacgcgtacgcacgcaaaaaaaaaagaaaaaaaaaaaaaaaaaaaaaaaagaagggagggtgtcgaaaaacacaggtgctattaaaggttattttagttaactaaaactaacgaaataaccacaactaaaattcaaaaaacgaatattcggcttgaaatatcggttattggcctccttgaTGATTAAAAATCGGTAATcggcattagggatgtaacgatatccaaacataacgacacgatattatcacgatatgataattatcacgatattgtgggggggttggcgatatttaaaaaaagatcgcaatattgttaaaaaaaaacaaaaacgagctCATGCTTttagtacataacagcaatgcatataaaccacctacaatctctaataacaatattaatgcaagcacacattgatcgcttcacaagcaaattaggttccccttcctctcacaattagcatagattttaaacatagaaggccaaaacatccctaatgaaaatttatttgcactaataaactcgccactagggggtgctataactgcacaaatggaaatcaacctgactttttttttttaaacaaatgtgttcctttttaaatattgtgaacatgacgacgatattgtggcagttttaatatctcgatatcacgacattgcccttatcgttacatccctaatcggcatcggccctgacAAAATCATATCGGTCTATCGCTAGCCTTTGCCCTACTAATAACACTCACACCTCAGTACAAGTCGGCAGTCGATGGACTAATCTTTTAACGACATGATGGCAAAAGCCTCGCGATCGGGCTGACCTCGAAGGTGATGTAGTACTGCATTTGATGGATGAAGTGGACCATCTCGGACGCCAGGATGTGGCACTGATGCAGCACGCCGGACAGCTCTGTAAAGTGAAGCGAGCGCCTCGTAAAGGACGTTATAGTCAGATGCTTTGCAAACGTTTTGCTGTCTTTCCAAACCTGGCATAGTTTTGAGCAGCTTGGCGTTGCACATCTGTCCTTTCCAGATGTCAGTTAGGATGTACTCCATTCTCTTGGCCCTCCACAGGAAGTTAAAAACTCGCAGGTAGTGGCCCATACATTCCCTGGTGAACACCTGTTACACACACACCTTCACCATCAGAGGACCTTGACTTTATAAATACTTGGTGGAAATGTGTCCTTGCTGCTACTACTGCTGTTATTGTCTATTACTAAAGTTGATATGTGTGTTTATGTCTTATgtctggatttggactgattttgcaaagcccacagaatattgtgtttaattgctataaacgcatggaacctaccaaaagaaagactaaagtctcttctttcatcagaaaaaaaaaaaaaagtatgtttcaatctgtttccgttttgcagcaattagcattagaagagagctaagtttcattagttttcacaaatctatttaaaattgtaagtaatttagctttttttctacatggccctggttgatctcctttgctctgctgccacctgctggccgtttgtctaataactaccatttctagaaccgttctttgcagttgagaggctgcatcaaagccttctgtatgctctagcataaaaaacaaacaaacaaaacgtataaatacgtatttgggacacttacaacataaaaaaaacaaaacgtatttacacgttattgggagcaaatgagttaagatagaaatactgtaacttgcaggaagtactgtatatttgtatgtttataGATTAGAGACCGGGTTGGGATTAAATAAGTGttcttcttcccactccctttcaggcagaatcaaatttttctctcttttctgtatttatttttttttttttcatattatgaaactacagtactacttgttgctgctgtgttcaactgtacactattgcctgaaataaatgaaaataatgatGATGGCCTTCATGAAGACAGAAGACACGCAAACGTGCGTCAACggctgtgtgcgtgcgttttacCGTAGCAATCGGTCCATCGACGTGGTAGTCCAGGCTGAACACATCCCAGCCAGTGTCGCCAGGAGACACCTCGAGCAGTCGCACGTCCAGCCGCTTGAGGATCTCCACGTTGTCGTACTGGGCGTTGGTTGCTCTGACGGCCGTCTCCAAGATACCCGTCAGGTTGTGTTGGTACAAAGTGGTGGCCGGTCTCGCCAGCTctggtctacaaaaaaaaaaaaaaaaaaaggttggtaaAATGCAAGAACTTGAATAATTGCAGCTATCCAATTGAACCTCCATTATTTCCAAGTTAGAAAAATGAGCTGCTTACTTGAGCAGATCCATCAGGTGTCTGATGAAGTCCCCCTGGCCCAACAGCAGGTACCTCCTCATGGCCTGCAGGTGCTCCAGCAGCAGGTAGTTCCGGTTGAGGACGTCCAGCAGGTATTTACTGGTGTCAAAGTAGGCGGCGTCAATTTTCTCCTGAAATGCCCCCTCCAGGTCTGACAGCAGTTCTGCTGCTACGAGGAGAGAAGGAAGGCTTGTTTGAAATgcttaaaatacaaacaaaccatTTCAAGTGCACACATTCACCCACAGCCGCTAATTAGATAAACCTCCAACACATACACAAGCTTCGTCACAATCGCTCCTATTCAAAGATGAATGAACTAATATTAATCTAGTCGCAACTAATCAAATGATACATTGCAACCGCGGCTAATGAGATATTTAGAGTTGGAAACATTTTGTGTAACCATGGCAATGTAATTCCAATGAATAAACATCCGAAAGATTCCCACCGGAACTGAATGGAGAGCCCTTAAAAGAGCGATCATAATCACGAGTCCCTTTTATCAaggcactaggggtgtgaattgcctaataCCTGaggattcgattcgtatcacgattcataggtcacgattcgattcgataccgattaatcccgttacgaatttataagtcggttgttgcgattttttgACATTCAAATTTcgaaaatactaatcaataaacttgtacagtgtatgATTTGTacggaaatgtattatttatctgaaacttcagtcttatacaggttgtaatttgtttcatgtcagcattgaaataaaatattaaggcttaatgttccattaatataacattatttcatgcttaaggtgtgaacccaaaGACGTTTTGGTAAATATGGTGAATTTggtgaagtttaaaaatcgattcggccgcctattgaatcgattcaagaattgcgcgatgtaatattgcgatatattgccaaatcgattttttttttaacacccctacaaggCACACAATAATACCAAATGTGGGGAGCAcctttatttggtttccacgcttCTTCTGCTCTTTGCCTACATGTAGCCTAATAATAAATGTGGTGGGATGGTTTCTTTTGTGAGCAGTTTGGTGTTGTGATGTCACCCTTCAACACAGACAGTAAAAGCGGAAAATGCCCCAGATGGAGTCATTAGCTACAGTAAATGTGCCTCATTGATAGCGCGAAGGCAAGGACAGTGAGCGGGAAGAGCATTGATCACTGACACCCACCGGAATGTATCAATACAGAAATATCAATATCTCCAAACAACTCCTACCATCTTTGGGTGTGTCCGTAGAATTGGACGCTGGTGTGATTTTGCCCGGTGGCGTTCTGTCATGACAAACCTGGTGCAGGAAGTTGATGGATTTACCAATTAGGAGAACCTGCAGGGGGAGTCAATGAGAAGCGGCCGTGACAACAAACCGCCCGAGGGTCCGAGCTCCTCTTGGCGTAAGACGGGCGTTTAAACACAAACGTGTATACCTTACGAGCCTGGTCCATGGTAACGAACGAAGGGATCATTGATTTCCTGAGAGAGTACTTGTCGTGCCACAGGCGATCGGTTTTCACGTTTGGATCTGATGCCACAAAGAACTACACACACGTATAGACAATCACTGTTAATTATTGCACAATTGAATCTGCTTTACCGGTAGTGTGTGCGAATGCACCTCATGGTACGTGTCTTCAAGCTCTCCATCATAGATCCACCGATACAGGAAGTTAAGAATGGGATGTGACACCAGGCTGAGGATGTGTTGCACCAGTGCCCTCATCTGGGGGTCTCCCGTTTTCCCATAGGCGTGAACAGCTGAGGCCAGCTCGCCACCTTTCCGGCCTAATACCAACATAATGAAAATTTACCggatttttcggattataagtcgcagttttttttcatagtttgtccgggggtgcgacttatgtgtgaaatgaacacattattatattatttcacatgttattttcacactaaaccgcaagagggcgctctaggcctgtgttgataagttcaacattgccggtagaagggcatcgtctacctcccgagttgggggagttgtttaaaagtgacaccgaggatgaagatgcattggatttagtgatttggaatgaaactgatagtttgctaaacttgttagcatgttctttatgctagagttatatgaataacttgttgtgatgggaacataattcacccacggaacgttgggacgaaggaagagttccgggtgggaaggttttgttatgtggaaaaggggagttagcctgttagcttctagctgagtggggagttgctgttgcctttggctccgtgcttcaacactccgcctccgactcccgtcactgctcgctacaaactcttaatatgttactgacattaccaggcatgtcagtcatgtaacgttagtataccgtacacttattcagcctgttctctcttttatttttatttaaattgcctttcaagatgacgtaTGTTTCTGGTGTTGgatttttccaaataaatttcccccaaaaatgcgacttatactgcagtgcgacttatataagttttttccttcttaattatgcattttttggctggtgcgatttataatccggagcgacgtataatccgaaaaatacggtacatgctAAAGCCCCAAATAGGTCTGATTCACAGCATCATCCAAATGCCAAAGTTACCTTGACAGAAGTCGACGAGGGCGGCAAGCGTTTTGAGACGCACTTTGGGGTCATACATCCACACCAGGAGCCTTCTGAGGGTCAGATTGCTCTCTGTGCACATGTTCACACCCTGGTCATCTTCTACCTGCATCTACAATTTGCATTCATGTCAGCAAACAGAATAAGGCTAGCTAACAGTGTTAGCAAAATGAgcatttagggatgtaacgatatccaaacatcacgatacgatattatcgatatgaaggtcaggatacgataattatcacgatattgtgtgtgtgtgtgtgtgtgtgtgtgtgtgtgtgtgtggggggggggggggggggggggggtttggttatatataaataagatcacaatattgtaaaaaaaaaaaaaaaaaaaagctcgtaccaaaaaaaagcacaatattgtgcttttgtacataacagcaatgcatataaaccacctacaatctcaaaAACAATAGTGAGGcatacattgatcgcttcacaagcaaattaggttccccttcatctgacaattagcatagattttaaacatagaaggccaaaacatccctaatgaaaatcaaattgcactaataaactagccaccagagggtgctagaactgcacaaatggaaatcaacttttttaacagatgtgttccttttaaatattgtgaacatgacgacgacgacgatattgtggaagttttaacatcacgatattgcccttatcgttacatccctaatgagcATATGAATCAGCTTTCATACCTGAGAGTGAAGCACAGACAGGAGTCTGTAGTATTCCTTCAGTTCTTGGTGGAGCGATGCACAGAAGCTCTGGAAGGAAAGACGTCACACAAATTGCATTGGTGAGTGGATCCAATCAAGGTCAACGGCAAATCAGCTATTAGCGTCACAAAACCACACCTGTCCAACTAGTCCAAAGGCCCGGTCGAGGCTCCTGGCGTCTGTGTACTTGCGGACTTTATTGTGGAGCCAGCCAAGCTCCGCCAGTCTACTGCTGGTGTCCCTCAGGGATTTGCTCACCATCACCTGGTGAGCCGCAAGGGTATGACAAGAGAAAACATAATGGCCAGGTCATATCTTCTATTTTTACATAAACAGTAAGAGCATAGAGGCGAGATGGACGGAACAAGGACAATGTGGCTTTTTGCTAAAGGGCTCCCTATTGATCTGTTGAAGCTTTTACGATCAACCCAGATTGTCTGGATATGAAATCATCTGCTGGGCTGTGTGATAAAGTGTTGCAGATTGTGAACATTCATTCCAAAATCTGCTCAAAACGAATTTGAAAAGGCAAAAACTTCAGCGCGGATATGCACGACACTTGGTCTTCACGGTATTGTGTTCATCGTCTTCAAACGGCGTAAGGTACCT is a genomic window of Festucalex cinctus isolate MCC-2025b chromosome 2, RoL_Fcin_1.0, whole genome shotgun sequence containing:
- the tubgcp3 gene encoding gamma-tubulin complex component 3 isoform X2; this translates as MATLDQKSPNVLLQSLCCRITGKSEAEVAQQFQYAVRVIGSNYAPTIERDEFLVTEKIKKELLKQRREADAALFSELHRKLQTQGVLKHRWSVLYLLLSLSEDPRKPSSRVGNFGTLFAQALPRDAHSTPFYCARPQSLALGYGERSGGLLASMGTSGISSLGVYTLNGPTPTPQSLMAGQPPQSAAGVAPPLVSRLAWALPASSFPSSAVGAAPIRPPLGPSPPTTRAVRLRQDGDAAGEVNEAALVRDILYVFQGIDGKFIKMSTQDNCYRIDSKVMVSKSLRDTSSRLAELGWLHNKVRKYTDARSLDRAFGLVGQSFCASLHQELKEYYRLLSVLHSQMQVEDDQGVNMCTESNLTLRRLLVWMYDPKVRLKTLAALVDFCQGRKGGELASAVHAYGKTGDPQMRALVQHILSLVSHPILNFLYRWIYDGELEDTYHEFFVASDPNVKTDRLWHDKYSLRKSMIPSFVTMDQARKVLLIGKSINFLHQVCHDRTPPGKITPASNSTDTPKDAELLSDLEGAFQEKIDAAYFDTSKYLLDVLNRNYLLLEHLQAMRRYLLLGQGDFIRHLMDLLKPELARPATTLYQHNLTGILETAVRATNAQYDNVEILKRLDVRLLEVSPGDTGWDVFSLDYHVDGPIATVFTRECMGHYLRVFNFLWRAKRMEYILTDIWKGQMCNAKLLKTMPELSGVLHQCHILASEMVHFIHQMQYYITFEVLECSWDELWNKVQQAQDLDHIIAAHEVFLDTIISRCLLDNNSRSLLNQLRAIFDQIIEFQNAQDALYRSALEELALQLQFEEKKQQNEEEGQWGVTAEQEAEEKRRIREFQETVPKMSSQFRILTHFYQSIVQQFLVLLTTSSDESLRFLSFRLDFNEHYRAREPRLRASLGATRGRRMSNI
- the tubgcp3 gene encoding gamma-tubulin complex component 3 isoform X3; its protein translation is MSHRWEAPGATQDTLERLCLSAGLGTPWDPAGGAGRSGWGEGSLGLPPEAAAPATRPRISGRRWMDGWIFNQIQPPQSAAGVAPPLVSRLAWALPASSFPSSAVGAAPIRPPLGPSPPTTRAVRLRQDGDAAGEVNEAALVRDILYVFQGIDGKFIKMSTQDNCYRIDSKVMVSKSLRDTSSRLAELGWLHNKVRKYTDARSLDRAFGLVGQSFCASLHQELKEYYRLLSVLHSQMQVEDDQGVNMCTESNLTLRRLLVWMYDPKVRLKTLAALVDFCQGRKGGELASAVHAYGKTGDPQMRALVQHILSLVSHPILNFLYRWIYDGELEDTYHEFFVASDPNVKTDRLWHDKYSLRKSMIPSFVTMDQARKVLLIGKSINFLHQVCHDRTPPGKITPASNSTDTPKDAAELLSDLEGAFQEKIDAAYFDTSKYLLDVLNRNYLLLEHLQAMRRYLLLGQGDFIRHLMDLLKPELARPATTLYQHNLTGILETAVRATNAQYDNVEILKRLDVRLLEVSPGDTGWDVFSLDYHVDGPIATVFTRECMGHYLRVFNFLWRAKRMEYILTDIWKGQMCNAKLLKTMPELSGVLHQCHILASEMVHFIHQMQYYITFEVLECSWDELWNKVQQAQDLDHIIAAHEVFLDTIISRCLLDNNSRSLLNQLRAIFDQIIEFQNAQDALYRSALEELALQLQFEEKKQQNEEEGQWGVTAEQEAEEKRRIREFQETVPKMSSQFRILTHFYQSIVQQFLVLLTTSSDESLRFLSFRLDFNEHYRAREPRLRASLGATRGRRMSNI
- the tubgcp3 gene encoding gamma-tubulin complex component 3 isoform X1 produces the protein MATLDQKSPNVLLQSLCCRITGKSEAEVAQQFQYAVRVIGSNYAPTIERDEFLVTEKIKKELLKQRREADAALFSELHRKLQTQGVLKHRWSVLYLLLSLSEDPRKPSSRVGNFGTLFAQALPRDAHSTPFYCARPQSLALGYGERSGGLLASMGTSGISSLGVYTLNGPTPTPQSLMAGQPPQSAAGVAPPLVSRLAWALPASSFPSSAVGAAPIRPPLGPSPPTTRAVRLRQDGDAAGEVNEAALVRDILYVFQGIDGKFIKMSTQDNCYRIDSKVMVSKSLRDTSSRLAELGWLHNKVRKYTDARSLDRAFGLVGQSFCASLHQELKEYYRLLSVLHSQMQVEDDQGVNMCTESNLTLRRLLVWMYDPKVRLKTLAALVDFCQGRKGGELASAVHAYGKTGDPQMRALVQHILSLVSHPILNFLYRWIYDGELEDTYHEFFVASDPNVKTDRLWHDKYSLRKSMIPSFVTMDQARKVLLIGKSINFLHQVCHDRTPPGKITPASNSTDTPKDAAELLSDLEGAFQEKIDAAYFDTSKYLLDVLNRNYLLLEHLQAMRRYLLLGQGDFIRHLMDLLKPELARPATTLYQHNLTGILETAVRATNAQYDNVEILKRLDVRLLEVSPGDTGWDVFSLDYHVDGPIATVFTRECMGHYLRVFNFLWRAKRMEYILTDIWKGQMCNAKLLKTMPELSGVLHQCHILASEMVHFIHQMQYYITFEVLECSWDELWNKVQQAQDLDHIIAAHEVFLDTIISRCLLDNNSRSLLNQLRAIFDQIIEFQNAQDALYRSALEELALQLQFEEKKQQNEEEGQWGVTAEQEAEEKRRIREFQETVPKMSSQFRILTHFYQSIVQQFLVLLTTSSDESLRFLSFRLDFNEHYRAREPRLRASLGATRGRRMSNI